One window from the genome of Brachyspira hampsonii encodes:
- the argH gene encoding argininosuccinate lyase: MKEKLWGGRFSKELNKEANDFNSSLDFDCKMYREDILGSIAHAKMLGECSIIPLDESVTIINALKQILDDIENNKLQFDFELEDIHTQVERWLIDRIGEIGKKVHTGRSRNDQVALDLRMYLKNKVENIKSLILDLISTLINIQKEHTKTYMSGYTHLQRAQVITFAHYLGAYVEMFKRDFDRLADAYKRIDVMPLGAGALACSTYNIDNKKTAETLNFKNVMLNSLDAVSDRDFVIEVESVLSIIMMHLSRFSEELILYSTSEFKFVEFDDEFTTGSSLMPQKKNPDILELIRGKTGRVYGNLFSILTVMKSLPLAYNKDMQEDKEGIFDSLENVKNCLSILPNVLKTMKVNKENMLNSVNEGFLNATEVADYLVRKGMPFRDAHGVSGRLVVYSINNNKNLSTLSIEEYKKESDLFEDDIYSCITPEAQVSNKTMIGSPSESAVMEVIKINEEWLKSNSK; this comes from the coding sequence ATGAAAGAAAAATTATGGGGGGGACGCTTTTCTAAAGAACTTAACAAAGAAGCTAATGATTTTAATTCTTCATTGGATTTCGACTGTAAGATGTACAGAGAGGATATACTTGGAAGCATAGCACATGCAAAAATGCTTGGCGAATGCTCTATTATTCCTCTTGATGAAAGCGTAACTATAATAAATGCTCTAAAGCAAATTTTAGATGATATTGAAAATAATAAACTTCAATTTGATTTTGAATTAGAAGATATTCACACACAAGTTGAAAGATGGCTTATTGATAGAATAGGTGAAATAGGAAAAAAGGTACATACAGGAAGAAGCAGAAATGATCAGGTGGCACTTGATTTAAGAATGTATTTAAAAAACAAAGTAGAAAATATTAAATCTTTGATATTAGATTTAATTTCTACATTAATAAACATACAAAAAGAGCATACAAAAACATATATGAGCGGTTATACTCATCTTCAAAGAGCACAGGTTATAACATTTGCACATTATTTGGGTGCTTATGTAGAGATGTTTAAAAGAGATTTTGACAGATTAGCTGATGCCTACAAAAGAATAGATGTTATGCCTTTAGGGGCAGGAGCTTTGGCTTGTTCTACATACAATATAGACAATAAAAAGACTGCTGAAACTCTAAACTTCAAGAATGTTATGCTTAACTCATTAGATGCTGTATCTGACAGGGATTTTGTTATTGAAGTAGAATCTGTTTTATCAATAATAATGATGCATTTAAGCCGTTTTTCTGAGGAGCTTATATTATATTCTACTTCTGAGTTTAAATTTGTAGAGTTTGATGATGAGTTTACCACAGGCTCTAGCCTTATGCCCCAAAAGAAAAATCCAGATATACTCGAGCTTATTCGAGGAAAAACAGGAAGGGTGTATGGTAATTTATTTTCTATATTAACAGTGATGAAGTCTTTGCCTTTAGCATACAACAAAGATATGCAGGAGGATAAAGAGGGTATATTTGATTCATTAGAGAATGTTAAAAACTGTTTATCAATACTTCCTAATGTATTAAAAACTATGAAAGTTAATAAAGAAAATATGCTTAATTCTGTTAATGAAGGTTTTTTGAATGCTACTGAGGTTGCTGATTATCTTGTAAGAAAGGGTATGCCATTTAGAGATGCACATGGTGTTTCTGGGCGTCTTGTTGTGTACTCAATTAACAATAACAAAAATCTTTCTACGCTTTCAATAGAAGAATATAAAAAAGAGTCAGATTTATTTGAAGATGATATTTATTCTTGTATAACTCCAGAGGCTCAGGTTTCAAACAAAACAATGATTGGAAGCCCTAGTGAGAGTGCTGTTATGGAAGTAATAAAGATAAATGAAGAGTGGCTCAAATCAAATAGTAAATAA